The Wolbachia endosymbiont of Spodoptera picta genome segment TGATATTTTTGTTATTGCAGATAGAATCTCCATATCAGATGATATAGGAAATCGACTACCAAGCAGTGTAGAATCAGCATTGAGTCTGGGCCATGGCTTAATGTATGCAGAAATAGTGAACTTACCTGATAACCACAATTCCGAGTATAAAAATGGTCAAACTTTAACTTTCTCAGAGAATTTTGCATGTCCTGAGTCTGGCTTTACTCTTGAAGAAATAGAGCCAAGATTGTTTTCTTTTAACAGCCCCTACGGTGCATGCAGTTCATGCAATGGGCTCGGTAAAAAACTAAGTGTTGATGCAAAGCTAATAGTGCCAGATGAAACGCTCTCGATATCTGAAGGTGCTTTAAAGCCAATTGGATCAATATTCCGTCAAGTGCATACAAACTATGGATTGCTAAAAAATGCAATTCTATCACTGGCTGAAAATTGCAAATTTAGCCTTGATGTTCCGTGGAAGAATATAGACCAAAAAGTGAAGGATTTAATACTTTTTGGCTCTAGAGAAATGAAATTTCAAGGTTTGGTCAGTATCCTAGAACGCCAGATGGATTACGATGCATCACTTATTGATAGGTATTGTTCTGTTACTGACTGCAAAGAATGTGCTGGCTATAGATTGAGAAAAGAAGCACTTACAGTGAAAATTGATGAAAAACATATAGGTGAAATATCAAGGCTCAGCATCGATGAATCCCTTAAGTGGTTTGGAAATTTATCAGATAAACTTACAGAACAACAAAGGCAAATTTCAAATAAAATATTAAACGAAATAATCAAAAGGCTGACATTTTTAAAGAATGTAGGGCTAAATTACCTTACACTTGACCGTGAATCTAGCACTCTCTCTGGTGGTGAAAGCCAGAGGATCAGGCTTGCTTCGCAAATTGGTTCTGGTTTAACAGGAGTGCTATACGTGCTTGACGAACCCTCAATTGGCCTTCATCAATGTGATAATGATCGATTAATTGCCACACTTAAAAATCTGAGAGACATGGGTAATACTGTGATTGTTGTTGAACATGATGAAGACACAATAATGGCTGCTGATTATGTGATTGATATTGGTCCTGGAGCTGGCGTGAATGGAGGAAAAATCGTTGCAGAAGGAACACCACATCAGGTACAAAAAAATTCAGAGAGCATAACAGGACAGTATTTAAGTGGAAAGAAGGAAATTTCAATTTCAAAAAGAAGAAAGCAAACAACTCAGTTCATAAAGGTAGTTAACGCATGTGAGAATAACTTAAAAAATATAAATGTTGAATTTCCTATAGGGAATCTTATTTGTGTTACTGGAATATCAGGAGGAGGAAAATCAAGTTTAGTAATAGAAACACTATATAAATACTCAGCACAGAAGATAAATCATTCATCTGCAAAGCATGGTAAATGCGATAAAATAGAAGGCCTTGAGTATATAGATAAAATTATAGAAGTTGATCAGTCACCAATTGGTAGGACCCCAGCATCAAATCCAGCAACATATGTTGGTATGTTTACTCACATCAGAAATTGGTTTGCAGGTCTCCCAGAGTCGAAGGCACGAGGTTACAATATAGGCCGATTTTCATTTAATACCAAGGGAGGAAGATGTGAAGCTTGTAAAGGTGATGGGCATTTAAAGATCGAGATGCATTTCCTACCGGACGTTTATGTGAAATGTGAGCAATGTAGAGGACAGAGGTATAACCGAGAAACATTGGAAGTTACTTACAAGGGAAAATCAATTTCTGATGTGCTTGATATGACAATAGATCAAGCATGTGACTTTTTTGAAAATCTTCCAATGATAAAGGAAAAGTTGATTTCTTTACAGGAAGTAGGGCTTGGTTATATAACGCTTGGACAGTCGTCAACAACGTTGTCCGGGGGTGAAGCACAACGAATAAAGCTGTCTAAGGAACTATCAAAGCGATTTACCGGGAAAACATTGTATATTCTCGATGAGCCAACAACTGGGTTACATTTTGAAGATGTAAATAATTTACTGAAAATACTCCATAGGCTAGTTGATTTAGGAAATACTGTTATAGTTATTGAGCACAATTTACATGTTATAAAAACTGCTGATTACATAATAGATATTGGTCCAGAGGGTGGAGTAAAAGGTGGCGAAGTGGTTGCTGTAGGAACTCCAGAAAAAGTTGCACAGACTCCAAAAAGCGTTACAGGCAAGTATCTTAAAACATATTTATTGGATCAAGTATCGACTATTTCTTAATAATTAGGTTATGAGGAGCATTTTAAAAGGTATACCTAACATATTTAATTCATGAATCTTCTCTTATTAAAAAAAGCTACAGATCTCATATTTCCAAACGTATGCGTAAGTTGTGAACGTATAATTGATAAAAGTTATGATTTATGTAGTGAATGCAATAAAAAAATCAATTTTTTAACTAAGCATTACTGTAATGTTTGTGGTGTAGTAATTCCAGATAACATTGATACATGTGGTAGATGCATCAGTAACCCTTCACCATTTAAAGTATTAAGATCAGTTTTTGCCTACGATGAACATAGCAAAAATATGATTATAAATTTTAAATTTTTTGATAACTTAAACTACATGAAAGTCTACGCAAAGTGGATGTACAAAGCTAACAAAGACATGTTTCAAAATGCAGAGGTCATAATTCCCATACCGCTACATAAAATACGCTTATTTAAACGTAAATATAATCAAGCAGCATTGCTCGCGAAGGAATTAAGTAAGTTATCTTACTTATCTTATACACCATTTGCAATAAAACGTATTCGTCACACTGTACCTCAAGCTGGTCTTTCACTTAAAAGGCGTGAAAAAAATTTGAGAAAGGCTTTTAAAATAAGCAACAGCGAAATTATCAA includes the following:
- the uvrA gene encoding excinuclease ABC subunit UvrA produces the protein MIRVKGAREHNLQGIDVNIPKNKLVVITGLSGSGKSSLAFDTIYAEGQRRYVESLSAYARQFLNIQDKPDVESITGLSPAISINQKSISKNPRSTVGTVTEIYDYVRLIYARVGIPYSPVTGLPITKQAVSQIVDTIIALPLETKIYILAPIVRGRKGEHFKEILEIKKQGYVRLKIDGETYNIDDLPKLDKNKKHDIFVIADRISISDDIGNRLPSSVESALSLGHGLMYAEIVNLPDNHNSEYKNGQTLTFSENFACPESGFTLEEIEPRLFSFNSPYGACSSCNGLGKKLSVDAKLIVPDETLSISEGALKPIGSIFRQVHTNYGLLKNAILSLAENCKFSLDVPWKNIDQKVKDLILFGSREMKFQGLVSILERQMDYDASLIDRYCSVTDCKECAGYRLRKEALTVKIDEKHIGEISRLSIDESLKWFGNLSDKLTEQQRQISNKILNEIIKRLTFLKNVGLNYLTLDRESSTLSGGESQRIRLASQIGSGLTGVLYVLDEPSIGLHQCDNDRLIATLKNLRDMGNTVIVVEHDEDTIMAADYVIDIGPGAGVNGGKIVAEGTPHQVQKNSESITGQYLSGKKEISISKRRKQTTQFIKVVNACENNLKNINVEFPIGNLICVTGISGGGKSSLVIETLYKYSAQKINHSSAKHGKCDKIEGLEYIDKIIEVDQSPIGRTPASNPATYVGMFTHIRNWFAGLPESKARGYNIGRFSFNTKGGRCEACKGDGHLKIEMHFLPDVYVKCEQCRGQRYNRETLEVTYKGKSISDVLDMTIDQACDFFENLPMIKEKLISLQEVGLGYITLGQSSTTLSGGEAQRIKLSKELSKRFTGKTLYILDEPTTGLHFEDVNNLLKILHRLVDLGNTVIVIEHNLHVIKTADYIIDIGPEGGVKGGEVVAVGTPEKVAQTPKSVTGKYLKTYLLDQVSTIS
- a CDS encoding ComF family protein yields the protein MNLLLLKKATDLIFPNVCVSCERIIDKSYDLCSECNKKINFLTKHYCNVCGVVIPDNIDTCGRCISNPSPFKVLRSVFAYDEHSKNMIINFKFFDNLNYMKVYAKWMYKANKDMFQNAEVIIPIPLHKIRLFKRKYNQAALLAKELSKLSYLSYTPFAIKRIRHTVPQAGLSLKRREKNLRKAFKISNSEIIKNKIVILVDDVVTTGATARSCSQEILNSGAREVRVLSLARTV